From one Terriglobia bacterium genomic stretch:
- a CDS encoding glycosyltransferase has product MTKEMAHISVCICTFRRPDLLQRLLRGLDEQETGGFFTYSIVVVDNDELQSAEAVVSNFAATSRTAVRYCVESQQNIALARNKAVANAAGDFVAFIDDDEFPTKSWLLTLFTACGKYEVDGVLGPVKPHFDEKPPQWVVRGQFYDRPSYPTGMIIDGKKGRTGNVLLKRELFAAAGAQPFRPQFRTGEDQDFFTRMIELGHRFIWCHEAMAYEVVPPLRWKRSFMLRRALLNGGAAVLRKSFGPVEIAKSLIAVPTYMVVLPFALLLGHHRFMSILIKLCDHLGKLLALPKLNPMREPYITN; this is encoded by the coding sequence ATGACCAAAGAAATGGCGCACATTTCGGTCTGCATTTGCACCTTCAGGCGGCCGGATCTGCTCCAGCGCCTGTTGCGCGGACTGGACGAACAGGAGACGGGCGGATTCTTCACCTATTCCATCGTGGTTGTGGACAACGACGAATTGCAGTCTGCCGAGGCCGTGGTTTCCAATTTTGCAGCCACGTCGAGGACCGCGGTCAGATATTGCGTGGAGTCGCAGCAGAACATTGCGCTCGCCCGAAATAAAGCGGTGGCAAACGCGGCCGGCGATTTCGTCGCCTTCATCGATGATGACGAATTTCCCACCAAGAGTTGGTTACTGACATTATTCACGGCCTGTGGGAAATACGAGGTGGATGGAGTGCTCGGACCGGTGAAGCCGCACTTTGACGAAAAACCGCCGCAGTGGGTAGTCAGGGGACAATTTTACGACCGGCCGAGCTATCCCACGGGAATGATCATCGACGGCAAAAAAGGACGGACCGGGAATGTGCTGCTGAAGAGGGAACTGTTCGCCGCCGCTGGCGCACAGCCCTTCCGGCCGCAGTTTCGCACCGGCGAGGACCAGGACTTTTTCACCCGCATGATCGAGCTTGGACATCGATTCATCTGGTGCCACGAAGCAATGGCCTACGAAGTTGTACCCCCCCTACGCTGGAAACGTAGTTTCATGTTGCGGCGGGCCCTGCTGAATGGTGGAGCAGCTGTGCTGCGCAAAAGCTTCGGACCTGTGGAGATTGCGAAGTCGCTCATTGCTGTCCCCACGTACATGGTGGTCCTGCCCTTTGCCCTGCTGTTGGGACATCACCGCTTTATGAGCATCTTGATCAAACTCTGTGACCACCTCGGGAAGCTCCTTGCTCTTCCGAAGTTGAACCCGATGCGGGAGCCTTACATTACCAACTGA